The Candidatus Paceibacterota bacterium genomic interval ATAATCGCGTAACATTTCTAGTTACATAAAGCTAATACATTAACTACACGTTTAAGGAAATTCACTATACTACGGGAGATTTTTTCCTTAAAGTAACAGATGCCAAGTCTTCAAGAGGTGTCCGTGATTGCTGTGTCAAAATAAACACAGCTATTTTAATATGTTTCGGTATTGTAAGGTTGAAATTACAATAAAAAATACAAATAAATTATTTAAATTAAGAAAACAAGTCTTAAAATTTAAAATAAATTAAAAAATTATAAAGAAAATATTTTGTATTTGTGCAATTTTAATATAAATAATAAGTGTGGCTTATTATTAAAAGCCCAAATTACAGAAACAAAGGACGAAAACATGCTCCGCCCACACACCTGGGTGCGGCCGCATGGTTTTGGCTTAGATATTTGTGTCGTTTGTTTGTAATTAAACAGTGCCCAACTGTGCATTTTTCCGCATTGTATTGTTGTCTTTAATCGGTTAGGGTTACGATGATCTAAGTCATTTTTCATCACCCAATAGGATTAACCGACTTGTGGGTAAATGTTTTTCTGATAAATCACGTGATTTCGGAGTTCGGGAAAAATCGTGCCACGGGCCGAGCGGAATTTCCGATCCGGACGGTCGGGCCGTAAATTAGCCGAGGGTCAAATGACTGGCCCCAGGGTTAGATGTCAAATAAATTGACGCACCATCGTCTGTTGGTTTGACAGCGATAATGTCACGTGATTTACCCCGCGTCAACTCAGTTGACTTGCCTAATTTTTACTGCGCCACATGGACGCAGTCCTAATCCCTTAGGGTTAGCTAGTCACGTGACCCGGCGTTAAGGTTAGTGCCGGCCGGTTAGGGTTAGCCACGTGACTCCAGCCCGAGTTAGGGTCTGGGTTAGGGTTAGGGTTAGGATTAGGGTTAGGGTTAGGGTTAGGTAAAGGGTTAGGGTTAGGGTTAGGGTTAGGTTAGGGTTAGGGTTAGCCCGGTCAGTACGGTGGTGCCGGGCTATAGAAGTCCCGTGCAATACCGTACAGACTGTTCCCTACCATGCCTATTAAGTTAATGTACACGCGTATAATTTTTACTTTAAAAAACTTTGAAAAATTCTTAGATAGAAATCATTTTTCTAGTCTTGAGACCATCAGAAATACATGAAAAGTTCAGAGGTAGATGAGGTCAATCTTCCCGACTAGTCCAATTAAAAGCTTGTAATACTGCTTTAATTTTTGCGTGTTTTATTCATAACTGTTAGAATACTTTTACCGCGGCGAACGGTGGGTATTAGTCTCAACCCAAAGTCCTCGGTAGTAGATGCGACATTATCAATTGTTTTAACAGCTCTCGTGATAATGTCTCGAGCACCGGAGTTCTCGATCATAATATAAGTATTCTTTTTGGTAGTTTTACCTTTACCTTTTCTGGTTTGATGTGGTTTAAGACCACGGAGAAGCTCATCGCGATCCTCGAATGTGTTTAACGCTAAGAAGCGATCAACTTTTGTTTCTAGATATTTACGACGGAAGAGGAATTGTTTAAACAATTTCAAGCTCTTGTGGTAAGATCTAGCATCTGACGAGTTGCGAATATATCGAATATTTTCACCCTGGATCCAATTGTAGACGTAATGTATAGGATAAAACGTCGAAGGATCGGTGTAGATGTGCAAGTTTGTGGGTTTATCAAATACCGAAACCTTTAAACATTGTACATCTGAATTATTATATTTGCGAGCTATTGAGATTTTAAGGTCCAAATATTCGATAGAGTCTCCTAATTCTATGGCACGACCAGCATTCTCGAAATTTAAATTGGAATCTGTAGCAAACATCGAGATTTGACTCAAAAATTCTGTTGCTAAAATTTCGGCTGGGTGAAAGTCCTTTAGAATTTCAGGATCTTCCGCTACTTCAAATTCTTGAATCATTATTATATCATCTAGGTAACGAAAGTATCTTACGTAATCGAAAGTAATGCATTTTGCTTTAAAGGCTTCAAATAAAATATATTCGATACTGGCCATAAATAAATTTGCGATTACGGGAGAGAGAGGTGAGCCCATGGGGAGGCCTTTGGCTTGTTTGTAAACTTCGTTATTATAACTAACGTAGCTTGTAGAGTACACCCAGTCTAATAAATCTAAATAGAAATTCCATTTAGCTTCATTAGCGGATGTCCACCAACCTTTCTCCATAGCAAGCATTTTCAGAACCCAAAGGGATTCGTCTTGATCGATCTGGTTGTACATATCTGATACATCCCAAGAACCGATCCAAATCGTCCGGTTAGAGATAGACTCAAGCTCCGGAACGAGTTGCATGCTAGATTGTAGAACCCAGGGTACGTCCAAAAGATAAGGTTGTAGAAACTCAACTATCATTTTCGCAACAGGAACGTTAATCCAGTTTACAACTGGGGTGATATAACGTAACTTTCTTGGCTCTTTATGTAATTTAATAAGGCCATAAGCTTGCGGGACGACATGGTTTTTCCAATCAAAATATTTTTCCATAAAGTTATAGACAAAACCTTCGGTTTTGTTATATCTTTTTACACAGTTTCTAAGGGTATTTTCCGCTACAGTCAAGTGAGGCATGTAGGTAGTTCGACCTAGCCGAGGTTCACCCGAAGGATTCCCATCGAACCATTCCGAACAGATTTGGAAAGCATCTGTGTTATCAAAGTATTTTCGCATGTGTATGTGGTACCATTCTTTATCAACAATGGTTAAACCTAAATTTTTATCAGCGAGAATGACATACAAATCATTTTTCACGAGAAAATCATACACAACTTGTAAGGTAGAATTTATGTTTGCAGCCTTACGAAGGCCTTTATTTTGGAGTGCTTTATTAATATAATTTAAATTATAAATGCGACGGTCATTGACAGCATCAATTACATTAATAAGGGAACTATTTATTTTTTGGTTTGTTTGCCCTTGTTTTTCTTGGTAGTACCTCGTCGCCCGGGCTTGAATTTGCCCTTTTGTGTTTTCCCAGTGGCGCCAGATGGACGTCTGAGAAGGTACAGAAGCGAGTTGGAAATTAGCACCCAAATTTAAAGTACGAAATACAATATTGGGAATGACAATATTCTTGTCAGAATGAACATTCACAAATACCTTTTGTTTGGAGATTGACGTTTGGGACCGTGGCCCCGAACTTTGCCCTTCCCCTTGTTCTTCCCGGATCCCTTCCCGTTTGTTCTTCTTTTGACGACGTTTTTGGCGACGCCTTTGGGAGGGTCCTTTCTTTTGCGAGGGTTCAGGTTCACGTGGGTCGTGTCCTTTACCTTTTGCTGGACGGGAGCCTACAGATAAATCAAATGAATTGTTAAAAATGGATTTTAACTCATTTATCAGCCAGTCAAGAAGATCACTTACAGCACTGGTAGCCCCAGCTTTGCATTTGATCAGGAATTGTTCGAGCTGGCGCACGTTATAGGTAATCTGATGCTTCCACCACTCCTCATATAAGTTACGTTTATCCTCTTCAGAGAGGAGAGACCCCGACATTGCAGACTGTGCGCAGCCTTCAAGTTCGGCTTTCAATTTGTTAGGAGCAGCTGCCAAAGTGTCTTTGGCTTGGTCAAGTTCTTCTTGAACATCTCTTCCAAGGCCATTGACAACATGATAAGCTATGGTGGACTCCATAGCAGCGAGCGTTGTTTTTCTTAAACGCGGAATGTCCACCAACCGAAACTGATAGAGTTTCTTAATTTTCTTAAGCTTATCGGGATTAGTGATAATCCCATTA includes:
- a CDS encoding reverse transcriptase domain-containing protein gives rise to the protein MTSHTENNMIVDTELGVATGSTNTPHLQSSQPLPLNSESTPTSSFGRYAELPPTRAMKTFCKNLVSKYTRLQSRLLQYTDMKDGADIDNGIITNPDKLKKIKKLYQFRLVDIPRLRKTTLAAMESTIAYHVVNGLGRDVQEELDQAKDTLAAAPNKLKAELEGCAQSAMSGSLLSEEDKRNLYEEWWKHQITYNVRQLEQFLIKCKAGATSAVSDLLDWLINELKSIFNNSFDLSVGSRPAKGKGHDPREPEPSQKKGPSQRRRQKRRQKKNKREGIREEQGEGQSSGPRSQTSISKQKVFVNVHSDKNIVIPNIVFRTLNLGANFQLASVPSQTSIWRHWENTKGQIQARATRYYQEKQGQTNQKINSSLINVIDAVNDRRIYNLNYINKALQNKGLRKAANINSTLQVVYDFLVKNDLYVILADKNLGLTIVDKEWYHIHMRKYFDNTDAFQICSEWFDGNPSGEPRLGRTTYMPHLTVAENTLRNCVKRYNKTEGFVYNFMEKYFDWKNHVVPQAYGLIKLHKEPRKLRYITPVVNWINVPVAKMIVEFLQPYLLDVPWVLQSSMQLVPELESISNRTIWIGSWDVSDMYNQIDQDESLWVLKMLAMEKGWWTSANEAKWNFYLDLLDWVYSTSYVSYNNEVYKQAKGLPMGSPLSPVIANLFMASIEYILFEAFKAKCITFDYVRYFRYLDDIIMIQEFEVAEDPEILKDFHPAEILATEFLSQISMFATDSNLNFENAGRAIELGDSIEYLDLKISIARKYNNSDVQCLKVSVFDKPTNLHIYTDPSTFYPIHYVYNWIQGENIRYIRNSSDARSYHKSLKLFKQFLFRRKYLETKVDRFLALNTFEDRDELLRGLKPHQTRKGKGKTTKKNTYIMIENSGARDIITRAVKTIDNVASTTEDFGLRLIPTVRRGKSILTVMNKTRKN